The genomic stretch CAGGGAAAATGTACAAAAAAGGTGGTCCCCTGTTCCCCCGTTTCTACAGTCATGCGGGCCCGGTGGCGAACGACAATATTTTGGCAGACCGCCAGTCCCAGCCCTGTCCCCTGTTCCTTCGTCGTGAAGAAGGGTGTGCCCAACTGGGCTAGTGCATCGGGGCTGATCCCGCTTCCCTGATCGCAGACGGCCAGCACCACCGCATCACCTTCACGATAGCTGCGGATGATCAGCTCCCCGCCTTCCCCCATCGCTTCGAGACCGTTGCGAACCAGGTTGAGCACCAGCTGGCGGATCTCCTTTTCTCCGAGATACGTTTCCGGAATGGGGCCCAATTCCAGCCGGATGGCTTTTTTGCCTAAAGAGGCGTCCGCCTCCAGGAGGGGATAGAGCGCTCGGATGATGGCGTTCAGATTTTGCAGGCGGAGATCATCCACCTTATGTTTGGCCAGGGACAAGAACTCAGAGATGATCGCGTTGGCGCGGTCGAGCTCTTCAATCATCAGGTCGAAGTGCTCCCAATGGTTCGCCAATTCGTCTTTTGCCCTCAGAATCTGAAGAAAACCGCGCACCGTTGTCATGGGGTTGCGGATCTCATGGCCGATACCGGCAGCCATCTGCGCCACCAGATTCAGCCGGTCGAGGCGGGCAAACTCCCCTTCCAACTTGCGGATCTCCGTGATATCGTTGACTGAATAGAGGTGGCAGGCCCGTCCCTCCAGCTGGATCACCTCTGCCGACACGAGCCAGATCCGGGCCTCCCCTCTTTTGGCGGTGATCTTGCGCTCTATATTGCGAAAGGCGCCTTGGACAGGAGCGCCTGTCACGGCTGGGGCGCCTAGGGGCGAGGCGCTCGCGGGGAATCCGCCCGGTACCGCTCCGCCTCTCTCTTCTTTGATGAGGCCCAGCTCCGGCAACTGTTGCCCGATCACCTCGTCCCGTTCGTACCCGGTGGCTTGCAGGAAGCTCTCGTTGACTTCTATGAAGCGTCCGTCCTCCATGGAAGTGATGCACATAGGGTGGGGATTGGCGTGAAAGGCTTTGGTGAATCTCGCCTCCGACGTGGTCAGGGCGTTGACGGCCTGCATCCGTTTGGTCACCTCCCGAGCAAGGTTCCGCTTCACCCGCCGGATATGGCGCGAGTTCGCCCGCACCTTATCGACCAGCGGATTCAATTCCGGGAGCACATTCGGCGGCACCTGATCGTCATCCACCATGGCAGCCATACCAAAACCCTCGATCTCCGCGCGAAAACGGGTGAAAATCTGCCACGCGCAAGCGATCAGGATCCCCGCCAGGATGGTCTCTACGACGATCACCTCGGCCGTCCGCAACAGGACGGGAAGATGAAAGTCTGTCAGCCGGACGAAAGCGACGCAATAGAGCGATTGCTCGCCGGCGATCGGCTGAACCAGGCCGAGGACCGGGGAGTTCCACCATCCCATGAAAGCCGGTTCGCTTCGCTCTGTCCCATTAAGCAACGTCAGGGAGGAAGCCAGTTCTGCTTGTTCCTGCTCTGAAAAACTTGAAATGCCTGTACTTCGCAGGGAAAAAATATAGTCCAGCACGCGGATGCGGTATTGCTCTTGGCGACGCAAAGCGAGAAACTGGCCTTGCGCTCTCGAGTAGTACCCGACCGTCAAGCCGGGATACATCCGAGAGATGTCGTCGCTCGCCTCTGGCCAGCGCCCGGCAGAAGCCCCTTTCTCCAACTCTACAGCGGCGGCGACGAGATCGTTCGACCGCTCAAAGCGCTCTTTTTTCAAAAAGCCCATGTGAACGATTCCGCTCAGCAAAAATGTATGGAGAAGGACAAGGAGCACCATGGCCAGGTAAAAGCGTTTCGTGATCGACAAGGGGAGCAGTTTTCTCCACCCGGTCTGACAGGGGACGTGGAACCGTGCCTGAGTATGCATGAGAAAACCCTCCCGTCTCTGGGGGACATGCCGCACCGAGCGTGTCGAAAAGGCGTCAAAATAGAAAAAGGCTTAAAGCCAAAATGGTTAAGCCTGACGCTCCCTCTTGCGTTCCTCAATTCCCATTTTTATCGTTTCTTCGAGAAAAATCTGCAAACTCCTTCAAGGATGTGTAGGTGAGCTTGAAAAGCGAGTACCAGTCGCTCGTGAAAGCAGCCTTCGGGAGACAACATAAGGCCAAGGCCGCCTGATTCAAGAGGCAAGGAGAAGATATCGCCATGCTCGACAGCCAACTAGCGATCTTTAAAACGGTCGTTGACAAAGGCAGCATATCCCTGGCGGCACAGGAGCTGCATATGACCCAGTCGGCCGTCAGCCAGCAGATCCTGAACCTGGAGGCGCACTTTTCCGTCAAACTTTTTGACCGCCTTCATCGGCGGCTGTTGATCACGACTGCCGGCAAGACGCTCTACCCCTTTGCCGTCGAATTGGAACAACTCTATGGACGGGCGCGCAATGCCATGCAGGAACTGACGCAGGATATCAGCGGGCTGCTCCGCATCGGCGCCAGCATGACTATCGGCGAGTACCTGCTGCCCAAGCTGCTTGTCCTCTTCCGGCAGACCCACCCGCGGGTGTCCATTGCCATGGATGTGTCTAATTCCGATCACATCACCGCCATGGTCGCCACGGGACAACTGGATCTGGGATTCATCGAAAGCCCGGACCAGCTCCCCGGCGTGCTCACCGCCTTTCCCTGCGGCGGCGACCAACTGGTGATCGTCGGGCCAGCCGACACCGCGGACAGCGCGCCCCTTTCCCTGGCGGAGCTCTTTCAGCACCACTGGGTGCTGCGGGAACCCCTGTCGGGAACGCGCCGTTTTTTTGAACAGTTTCTCCAATCCCGCGGCGCCCAACCTGCCGATCTGCAGGTGGTGATGGAGCTGGGCAGCACCCAGGCGATCAAGGAGGCGGTGAAAGCCGGACTTGGCTTCTCCGTCCTCTCCCGGTTCGCTGTCACGGAGGAAGTCGCTCAACAATCGCTGGCGATCATCCCCCTGGCCGAGGGGCCCATCGACCGGACTTTTACACTCTTTTACCATCGTGAGAAGTTCACGACCTTGGCGGTGGACTCCTTTCTGGACTTCATCCTCCACCAGGTCATCTCGCCGGCGTCGCCCAAGTCGCGAGCACAGGCTGATGAATCGCCCGAGGAGGGGCAGCCTTTCCGGGAGAACCTGTAGGGCTACAGCCCGAGAAGGGCCATGCCGAAACGCCCGAATAGACTGAGCAGGATCGAGCCGCCCAGTCCCATCAGCACCGGCGCAAGACCCACTCGCTTGAAATCGCCGGCCCATACATTCAATCCCATCCCGGCCATCGCCATGGCCAATAAAAACAGGCTGGCGGTGACCAATCCGGCGGAAAGGGCCGGCGAAAAGACATGATAGGTGTTCAGCAGGGCCATGACCAGGAAGGCTAATACAAACCAGGGGACCGGAAGGCGGGGCTTGTCCTGGGCTTCGTCCCGGAGCTTGTCGTCAGGCTTGCCGTCGAGGTCTGAAGCCCTGCCAGCGCCGCCGGCGCGCCCTCGATAATGCCAGTCAAGGGCCATGACGACAGGCGCCAAGAGGATCACCCGGCCCAGTTTTACCAGGATGGCCTGGTCGCTGCCGATCGCGCCAGCCGGCGCCGCTGCTGCGACCACATGGGCGATCTCATGCAGTGTCGCGCCGACAAAGGTCCCGTA from Heliomicrobium modesticaldum Ice1 encodes the following:
- a CDS encoding ATP-binding protein yields the protein MHTQARFHVPCQTGWRKLLPLSITKRFYLAMVLLVLLHTFLLSGIVHMGFLKKERFERSNDLVAAAVELEKGASAGRWPEASDDISRMYPGLTVGYYSRAQGQFLALRRQEQYRIRVLDYIFSLRSTGISSFSEQEQAELASSLTLLNGTERSEPAFMGWWNSPVLGLVQPIAGEQSLYCVAFVRLTDFHLPVLLRTAEVIVVETILAGILIACAWQIFTRFRAEIEGFGMAAMVDDDQVPPNVLPELNPLVDKVRANSRHIRRVKRNLAREVTKRMQAVNALTTSEARFTKAFHANPHPMCITSMEDGRFIEVNESFLQATGYERDEVIGQQLPELGLIKEERGGAVPGGFPASASPLGAPAVTGAPVQGAFRNIERKITAKRGEARIWLVSAEVIQLEGRACHLYSVNDITEIRKLEGEFARLDRLNLVAQMAAGIGHEIRNPMTTVRGFLQILRAKDELANHWEHFDLMIEELDRANAIISEFLSLAKHKVDDLRLQNLNAIIRALYPLLEADASLGKKAIRLELGPIPETYLGEKEIRQLVLNLVRNGLEAMGEGGELIIRSYREGDAVVLAVCDQGSGISPDALAQLGTPFFTTKEQGTGLGLAVCQNIVVRHRARMTVETGEQGTTFFVHFPCSVDFSQASLSTANNFHYTGF
- a CDS encoding LysR family transcriptional regulator — encoded protein: MLDSQLAIFKTVVDKGSISLAAQELHMTQSAVSQQILNLEAHFSVKLFDRLHRRLLITTAGKTLYPFAVELEQLYGRARNAMQELTQDISGLLRIGASMTIGEYLLPKLLVLFRQTHPRVSIAMDVSNSDHITAMVATGQLDLGFIESPDQLPGVLTAFPCGGDQLVIVGPADTADSAPLSLAELFQHHWVLREPLSGTRRFFEQFLQSRGAQPADLQVVMELGSTQAIKEAVKAGLGFSVLSRFAVTEEVAQQSLAIIPLAEGPIDRTFTLFYHREKFTTLAVDSFLDFILHQVISPASPKSRAQADESPEEGQPFRENL